The Apibacter raozihei DNA segment GTCCGTCATAAACATATTCACGGTAAACCTCATCCGATATAAGAAATATATCTTTCTTTAAAACTATATCTCTTAACTTTTCAAGTTCTTCTTTAGAATATAGATATCCGGTTGGATTACTGGGATTGGTAATAAGTATCGCTTTAGTTTTAGGGCCGATAAGTTCTTCAAACTTTTCAATATCCGGAAGGGCAAAACCTGTTTCTATTGTGGACACAATAGGTACAATTTTTACTCCTAACGCTTCAGCAAAACTATAATAGTTGGCATAAAAAGGCTCGGGAACAATAATTTCGTCACCTTCATCGCACAAACATCCTATGGTAAATGACAGGGCTTCCGAGCCACCGTTGGTAATTATAAAATTATCAATTGATAAATCGGTAAAACCCAGCGAATGGTAATAATCGGTTAATGTTTTTCTATAATCGAAATTCCCTTCAGAAGGAGCATATTCAAAAATATCCAGGTTGATGTCTTTTAATGCCTTAACGGCCGCCTTTGGAGATTTAATATCGGGTTGGCCGATATTTAAATGATATACTTTAAGACCTTTTTCTTTTGCTTTTCGAGCATAAGGTGCTAACTTTCGTATTGGAGACTCCGGCATATTTATCCCCCGCGAAGAGAATTTTGGCATAATTTTTTATATTGTTTTGGTATTGACAAATTTATTGAGTAAATTTGTTTGTGACAAGAAAAAACGAAAATAAAAATCTAAAATTCTATTAATCATTTAATACTTATTTATTATGGGAAGTAAAAATACTCAAAATGTTTTGGCCGGTATGATATTAGGGGCTGCCGCAGGTCTTTTAGCCGGAGTTCTTATGGCACCGGATAAAGGTAGAAATACCAGAAAAAAAATTAAAAGAAAAGCCGAAGATTTAAGCGATAACTTTAAAGATACGTATTCCAAATATAAAGAAGATTTAAAAGATGGTTACGAGAAATACAAAAAAGATTTCCAAAAAAAGAAAGAAGAAGTTGTAGATAACCTAACCAGTGAGTACAACGACTTAACCAAAAAATAATTTTCTAAACTCGAAAAAAGAGTCAAATTGGTTTGACTCTTTTTTATTTTAAATCTGCTAGAAATATGGTTGGCATTATAAAAAAATACGTCAATAAAAGAATTGAGCTGTTGAAGATTGAATTAACAGAGACAATTTCCAGTATGATAAGTATTCTTATCTATATTTTTATTGTACTTACACTGGCTATGATGTTTTTAATTCTATTTAGTCTTGCCATCGGATTTCTTATAGGAGCATTACTAAACAACTGGGGATTAGGCATCCTTATTTTTTCACTGGTATATTTGTTGGCTTTTATTATACTTATTTTTAATTATAATAAAATCAGAAAATATATAATGCACAAAATTATTGAAATACAACTAAATGCAAAAGATGAAGAAGAAGATGACCAAGACTAACGAACGGTATACCTACGAAGATTTAATGTTAAGAAAACGTATTCTTAAACTTGAAATCAAAGAAATCGAAAGTATGGCCTCTTTGGAAAATCTGCCTCAGACTTTAGGTGCTATCGGAGGAAGTATCAAAAATAAAACTCTGGATTTAATTCAGAACCCTAATGCGATGAGTATGCTTATTGATGCAGGAGTTGGATTGGGTGCTGAAAAGATTATTTCACGTTTTGTTAATAAAAAGAGCATTGCCGGAAAAGCAATTATACTGGCATCAACTTATCTGATACCTGTGGCTGTACGCCAAACTAAAAACCTGATTGTAAATTTATCTAAAAAGAAAAATAAAGACGCTTTATATACTTCGCCAAATGTTGAGACTATTGACATGGATGATGATGAAGAAAAATAACTTTATTTGACACAAAAAGGTAATAGTACTGAAAATATATTATCATCAATTAAAAAGGGATATCATTATGATATCCCTTTTTATCTTCTTTAAACTTTCTTTTTAGTTTACAGCAGATGACAATTCAGCTCCTGCTTTGAATTTAGCTACTTTTTTAGCAGGGATTTTGATTTTAGCTTTAGTTTGAGGATTGATACCTTCTCTTGCACTTCTGTTAGATACAGAGAAAGTTCCAAATCCAACTAGAGTTACTTTATCACCTTTTTTTAAAGATGTTGTAACGTTAGCTAAAAAAGAGTCTAAAGCTTTTTTTGCTGCTGCTTTTGTGATTTCAGCGTCAGCTGCAATTGCATCGATTAATTCTGATTTGTTCATGACGATTTAATTTATTTAAGGTTATTTATCTTAATATGACAAAGGTAAGATTTTGTTTCATATATACAAGTAAAATTAGTCATTTTTTCGTTCTAACAAAGAATTTGTAAAGATTTTTAATCACTTTTTTTTCAAATTCTCAATTCTTTTTTAAAAAAGCACTTTATCTAAAATAATATTACCGTTTTCCGTGTATTTTACCAAATCATTTTTTATGAAACTCGAAATCAAACCTTTTTCTTTTTCGGGGTATAAAAGATGCAGATTAGCACCGGCATCTAAGGTAAAAAATAAGTGGGTTTTAGTTTCTTTTCTGAATTTCCATATTTTTTCAATAGCCGCTACAGTTCCTGTTTTCATTAAGATAAAGGCAGGTTGTGAGGTCATCATCATGGCATGCAGTGTGAGTGCTTCATGCTCAACCAGGCGACCAAATGCATCAAGATCTCCATTCTGTAATATCACAGACAACTCAGAAAGGTTTTTTACTGCTTCATTAAATCTGGCTTCTGCATACGGATGGTTGTTCATTAATCCGTGTCCGACGGTACTGCTGACTTCTTTTACCCCCTCATGTATTAGCAAAACAGTATCCTGAAAAGTAGTAAAATCGGGATGGATCTCAAATGGATAGGGAACGGCATATAAATCGGAACTTTCAGGAATTTCCGGATGCCTGCCCCAAACTGCTAATCCTTTATATAAAGATCTGCATGCACTTCCGGAACCTAATCTTGCCAGAAATGAAGCCTTCTGAATCTTATACTCCTCCGTCATTGTTTCTCCAAGCTTTTTACTTATTTCCATCATGCATTGGGCTATAGCACCGAATCCTGAGGCTGAAGATGCAATTCCACTGCTATGGGGAAAGGAATTATGCGTATGAATGGTATATTCATAATTTTCAACAAAAGGTATATATTTCTGAATAGAGGAAAGATATTTCTTAATTTTTTTTGAAAATTCTTCTTGTTCAACACTTTCTAAAAAAACATGTACCGCAAATTCATGCGTTTTTTTAAAATGAACTGTGGTTTGCGTGTAGCTGTCGGTAAGCGTGTAGCTTATCGAAGGATTAGCCGGAAGCTGGGGTTCATATTTTCCCCAGTATTTTATAAGGGCTATATTAGAGCTGCATTGAGCTTTTACTTCTCCTTCTTCCAAAAGAGTATAAGGTTGAGTTGAAATAAAATCAGATTCAGTCATTCTTATTATTTTTATATTTTACAAAATTTTGAGCATGTATTTTAAGCGATTCCTCAACCGGAATAAATGAATATGCCAGTTCATTTACAATTTTTTTGTTTGAATATTCGGTTTTCGACGTTAATGCATCTACTACAGATTTACTCATTACCCTATTCAAGGTGATCATCCTGATAATAAGTGCTATGGTTCCCAGCCAAAAATCAGAAATTTTGAATGGTTTACTTTTATTAAAATAATTTCGTAAAAGAGTAAACACTTTTTTATAAGATACATTTTCCGATATCAGAATATATCTTTGATTATATATCGGACTATTCATAAGTCTTATACAAATTGCAGCAACATCCCAGGCATCTACATAGGCAGTTTTACCACTGGTATATAATAGTTGTTTTTTAGAAACCATTTCATATAAAACACCACTACTTCTCTTCCAGTTTCGGGAGCCTAATATCACTCCGGGATGTACAATTACAACTTTTAACCCTTCCTGTGACCCTCTCCAAACCTCCATTTCAGCTCCATATTTTGAACAGGCATAGGAAGAATGATGAACTTTGAAATTCCACTCAGACTCTTCATCAATCTGAGTTTTTCCTAACATTGGGTCTAAAGTGGCAATGGAACTGATAAAACAAAATTTATCAATGTTATTTTCAATGGATAAATTAACCATATTTTTAGTTCCTTCTACATTAACTTTGTATAATTCAGCACGATCATGTTCATTAAAAGAAACTTTACCCGCTATATGATAAACCTGAGATACCCCCTGCAGTGCTTTTTCTACAGAAGAAAGGTTTAATACATCCCCTTCCGTCCATTGTATTTTATTGAACAAGCAGTTATAGCTTTCAGGTTCATAAAGCTTAAATAATTCCAAAATTTCGTTTTTGGAAGCTTCGGCACGAACCAAAACCCTGATTCGTGAATTATTTATTTTTGCTAACTGCAATAAAATATAACTGCCTAAAAGCCCTGTTCCTCCTGTTACTAATATCATATAAGATGCTAAATTACATTTTTTGTGTTTATAAAAAAAACATTACTCATATTCTGTTAAGTAGCCATAGAAAAAGATCTGATAATTCGGTTTCTACTAAAATCAGACCTGTGTTAATCGGCTATAAACGGCTTTTCATATAGAGAAAAAAGCTTTACATCGATTTACAAAAATTTTTATCTTTTTTGGAATTAATTTTGTTCCTGTTAAAACAATATGAATCATTATTTTAAATATCAATGAAAAGAAGATTAATACTAATTATGAGCTTATATTTTGCTTCTTTAAGCATATTTTATGCTCAAAATAAATCCTTGCCTTCCGTTTGGAACCTGGAACAGTGTCTTCAATATGCAGTCAGTAATAATATAACTGTAAAAAAAGCAGAACTATCCAAAAATACATCGGAACTGAATTACAAGCAATCTAAAAATAACCGATTGCCAAGTCTGAGTGCCAATCTAAGCGGCTCTATGACCAATGGAACTAGTATAGACCCTATTACCGGATCGTTTCAGGATGAGTTTTATACTTCTTCCAATGCCAGTATAAACTCCAACATTACATTATATAATGGAAGCAAGGTGAACAATACCATTATTCAGAACAAATTATTGGTTTCACAAAATGATCTGTATGTTCAACAGGCTGCCAACAATATAATATTAAGCATTACTGAAGCTTATGTACAGGCATTATACTACCAGGAAGGTATTGAAATAGCTAAAAATTCGGCAAAATCCACTGAAGAGCTATTAAAACAGGGAGAAGTTAAATTTAAAAACGGGGCTTTATCAAGAAGCGAGCTTGCAGATCTGGAATCTCAGAATGCAACAAACCAATATAACATTGTCACAGCCCAAACGCAATACAGTCAGCAGATACTGGTATTAAAACAACTTCTGGAGTTGGAACCTGAGGATGACTTTCAAATTGAAATACCCCACTCTTCTGATGTAGGTAATTATCTGATACCTGATAAACAATCCATTTACAGTAAGGCAATTGATAAACTTCCGGATACTAAAATATATGATGTGGCTAAAGAAATCAATGAAAAAGATTTGGACATAGCTAAAGCAGGTTTTCTTCCTACAGTAAGCCTATCCGCAGGATTAAGCACCGGTTTTTCAAGTACCCGTGAAAATATAAATTTTGGAAGACAACTAGATGGAAATAAAAGTGAACAGCTATCTTTGTCCGTAAGCATTCCTATATTTTCCAAATTCCAGAATAAAACAAATATAGCGTTGGCTAAAATCAAAATTCAGGAAAGTGAACTTGATAAATTACAGGCCAATAAAGACTTGTATAAAAAAGTGGAAACTGCATGGCTTAATGCGGTAACTAACCAAAACGAAAATGTTGCCTCAAAAACTTTACGGGACACATCAAGGCTTTCGTACGACCTTGCCATAAAAAAATATGAATTTGGTGGTTCTACAACTACTGATCTTCTCGTAAGCCAAACCAATTATTTAAATGCAGAACAAAAATATTTACAAACCAAATATATGGGTATTTTATACCAACAATTATTACAGTACTATCAAGGAAATCCAATAAAAATTCAATAACCATGAAAACAAATAAAACAAAAATAATTATCTTCACTCTCATACTTCTTGCTGGTATCTTTATTATATATAAATTTTTCTTTGCTAAAGATTCTTCTCCGGTAGTCGTTGAAACGGTCAAAATAAATAAAGGAGACGTAATTACGTCCGTTACTGCAACGGGAACCATAAACCCGGTAAATGAAGTTACTGTAGGTACTCAGGTATCCGGGATTATTGAAAAAATTTACGTGGATTATAATAGTCAGGTGACCAAAGGACAATTGTTGGCAGAGTTAGATAAAACTAATCTTATGGCTACTTTAACAGATGCTCAATCTTCCTATTCATCGGCAATCAATCAATTAAACTACCAACAGCAAAATTATAACCGTCAAAAAAATATGTATAATGCTCAGGTAATCAGTAAATCTGATTATGAAACAGCACAATACTCATTAACTAATGCCCGGGAGGCCGTTACACAAGCCCGTTCTGTATTACAAAAAGCACAAACCAATCTGGGATATGCTAATATTTATTCTCCTATAGACGGTGTAATTATCTCTAAAGAAGTTGAGGAAGGACAAACAGTTGCAGCTTCCATGAGTACTCCTACCCTTTTCACTATTGCTCAGGATTTAACCAAAATGCAGGTGGAAGCTAACGTTGACGAAGCTGATATTGGTGAAGTAAAAAACGGACAAAGAGTTACTTTTACTGTAGATGCCTACCCGGGAATAATTTTTAACGGTACGGTAAATCAGGTAAGGTTAGGAGCTACAACATCTTCCAACGTGGTTACCTATACTGTAGTTATTGTAACAGATAATACGGATTTAAAATTGAAACCCGGGCTTACAGCAACCGTTACTATTTTTACCAAAGAATTAAAAGATATTCTTACCATACAGGCTAAAGCTCTCAATTTTGAAATGGATGAAGCTACCTTGCAGAAATATTATAAAGAAAATAGCCTTTCATCAGGGAAAACACAAATTAAAACAAGTAACGAGAAAACTAAATATGTATGGATTAAAAATAAAGATGGTCGTCTTGAACAAAAACCAGTAACCGTAGGTGAAAACGATGGTGTAAATATCCAGGTTCTAAGCGGGCTGAAAGAAGGAGAAGAAGTAGTATACAGCATGAAATCTGCTTTAGTAGCTAACACTTCAGATTCAAGCAATAATCAAAGCCCATTTATGCCTAAACGTCCAGGCAGTAATAAAAGTTCACAAAACAAAACCAAGGTAAAAATGGGCGGACCAAATTAATAGTATAAATCATGAGTAAACCTATTATACATATAGAGAATTTGAAACGGGAATTTAAAATGGGAACTGAAACGGTTAAAGCCCTAAAAGGAATAGACCTGACCGTAAATGAAGGTGAATTTATAACCATAATGGGTTCCAGCGGTTCAGGAAAATCGACACTTTTAAATATATTGGGATGTTTGGATCAACCCTCAGATGGTATTTATGAGCTAGACGGAGTACGAGTGAAAAATCTGAGTAAAGATGAGTTAGCGAAAATAAGAAATGAAAAAATTGGTTTTGTTTTCCAGGCTTATAACTTATTGGCAAGAACTACCTGTGTAGATAATGCTGAATTACCACTTATGTACAATCCGAATGTTTCGTCGGAAGAAAGAAAAAACAGAGCTATATCTGCATTGAAAAAAGTAGGTTTGGGAGAACGTTTACAACATGTTCCCAGTCAATTATCTGGAGGTCAACAGCAAAGGGTAGCCATAGCCAGAGCTTTGGTAAATGAACCGGTAATTTTATTAGCAGATGAGGCGACTGGAAATCTGGACACCCGGACTTCCTATGAGGTAATGGCATTATTTCAGGAACTGAACCGAAACGGAATAACTATAGCTTTTGTTACCCATGAACCGGATATTGCTCAATTCAGTCATAGAACTATTACTTTAAAAGACGGACACATAGTTAAAGATGAAAAGGTAACAAATCCACTTAGTGCCGCTGAAGAATTAGCTAATTTACCTGTAGAAAATTAAATCATGAATTTAAACAATTTATTTAAAATATCATTTAGAGCTATCCTCTTAAATAAAATGAGGACTTTGCTAACCATGCTGGGAATTATCATCGGAGTAGCATCTGTTATTGCAATGTTAGCCATTGGAGAAGGATCTAAAAGAAGTATTCAAGATAACTTATCCAGCATGGGGTCAAATATTATTACTATCCGTCCAGGAGCTGGAAGACAAGGTGGTGTACGGATGGATATGAGTTCATCTCAGACGCTGACTTTAAAAGACATGAATTATCTAAAAAATAAGGCTACCCTTATTACAGATATATCCCCGGTCGTTAATGGTAATGGACAGTCTATTAATGGTTCTAACAACTGGCCTACTTCTATTTACGGAGTATCTCCAGATTATCTTGATATTCGAAATCTTGATATTAAGGATGGAAGTATGTTTACCCAAGATGAAGTAAATACATATGCTAAAGTTTGTGTTATAGGTAAAACCATTGTAGATAATCTTTTTCCCAACGGTGAAGATCCGATTGGTAAAATTATACGTTTTAATAAAATTCCTTTTAAAATCATTGGTGTATTAAGCGAAAAAGGAGAAAATACATTCGGGCAGGATCAGGATGATATCATTCTGGCTCCCTATACCGCAGTTCAAAAAAGAGTTCTTGCCATTACCTATCTTAATTCTATAGTTGCTTCCGCAGTAAGTGAAGATAAAGCAGAAGATGCTGTAACCGAATTAACTGAATTGATGAGACAATCTCATAGTCTACGCGAGAATGATGAAGATAATTTTAATACTTTTTCACAACAGGAAATTATATCCACTATGAGTTCCACTAGTGAAATGCTAACGATTTTACTTGTGGCTATAGCCAGTATTTCACTGGTAGTTGGAGGAATTGGAATCATGAATATCATGTACGTTTCTGTAAAGGAAAGAACCCGGGAAATAGGTTTGCGTATGGCTGTGGGGGCCCGTGGTAAAGATATTCTTATGCAGTTTTTGATTGAGGCTATCCTGATTAGTTTTACTGGCGGAGCTTTCGGTGTATTGATAGGTCTGACTTCTACTTATTTTATAAGTACCTTTGTCGGATGGCCGGTAAGTGTAACTTTTTATTCCATTCTTATTTCATTTGTAGTATGTACAATTACCGGAGTATTTTTTGGCTGGTATCCTGCCAAAAAAGCATCCGATCTGGATCCAATAGATGCTTTACGTTATGAATAGTACCAAATATTTTTATAATAAATACTTAATTATACTTTTACATATAGGTGTATGGGGATTGTTATTCATTTCCCCGTATCTATTTATTTCCGGGCAAACCAGTCTATCCAATATTACGGAACATTCCTGGATTCCTTTATTATTTTACATCATCATATTTTATCTGAATTATTTGTTATTGATAAAGAAATTTATATTCACAAAGAAAATTTTCCTTTTTATTTTAATAAATATTATTGTTATTGGACTGTTTGTGTGGATAAAACATGAATATATTCTTAAAATGTTTGTGGATAACCGTCCGAAATTTTCTCATCCTATAAGACCTTCCCGATCTTTTTTCATATATATTGACAGCCTTTCCATGATTATTCCTATTGCTTTTGTTGTCGCTTTAAAAATTGGTGAAAGATGGCTGAAAACCGAAGCTGAAAAAAAGGAAATTGAAAATATAAAGTTACATTCTGAACTGGAACATTTAAAATATCAAATACAGCCACATTTCTTCTTTAATTCGTTAAACAATATATATTCTCTGGTGGACATAGCTCCGGAAAAAGCAAAAGAAACCTTACACAGTCTTAGTAAACTAATGAGGTATCTTTTATATGAATCAAATTCAGATAAAGTTCAGTTAAACAAAGAAATTGACTTTATGAATAAGTATATTGAATTAATGAAGCTCAGACTAACCGATAAAACACATGTACATTCTTTTCTACCTAAAGTAGATAATTCAATTACAGTGCCTCCTTTACTATTTATTTCTATCATTGAAAATGCTTTTAAGCATGGCGTTTCAGCTACACAGGAATCTGAAATTGATTTTCAGATGGAAGTAAATAAAAATGTAATCCGTTTTGTATCAAAAAATAAAAATTTCCCTAAAACTAATTCTGATAAAAGTGGTTCGGGAATTGGAATGGAAAATCTTAATAAAAGACTTGATTTATTGTATCCAAATGAATACATTTATACATCAAAAATTATCCAGGATCAATATATTGTAATTCTGGAATTTAAATTAAATTAATCGTTTATATTTATTGATGGCTGAAAACAAAATTACCTGTATTATCGTTGATGACGAACCTATGGCTTTAAATCTTATTGAAAGTTATGTTATCAAAACCCCGTTTTTTGAATTAAAAGGCAAATTTTCAAATGCTATTGATGCATTAGCTTTTCTTAATAAGGAAAAAATTAATTTATTATTTCTGGATATACAAATGCCGGAACTTACAGGCATGGAACTTGCCGAAACTCTTACGGATGATAGCCGGGTTGTATTTACTACTGCTTTCGATCAGTATGCTTTGGACGGTTATAAAGTTAAGGCCCTTGACTATTTGCTTAAACCTTTTGATTATAAAGAATTTTTATTAGCTGCCAATAAAGCAAAGGAATGGTTTTCTTTGTTAAATCAACATTCCCTTATGCCACAGATTACTCCAGTTTCTACTACTTCTTACTTTTTTATTCGTTCAGAATATAAACAAATAAAAATAATTTTTGATACCATTTTATATATTGAAGGTTTGAAAGATTACGTTAAAATATGGTTGGTTAATGAGCCTAAGCCCATTCTTACCTTAATGAGCTTAAAAAAACTTGAAGAAGAGCTTCCTAAAAATAACTTCATGCGAATTCATAGATCATTTATTATTGCTTTAGATAAAATACAATCGGTAGAAAAAAATCAAGTAGTCATAAATCAACAGCATATAACCATATCTGATCAATATAAAGATAACTTTCAACAGTTTTTACAAACCAATTCCGCTAACTAATTTTAAGGTTTTGATAAATGAATCGGTCTATACTATTTACCTATTCTCTGATTAGTTTTCTTTTTCAAAACTATTTTCGTATATCCCTTAAGATTTAGTAAATTTGTAAAAATTTAAGTGTATCACACTTTTTAAATTAAAAGATGATTAGTAAAGAAGAAATTAAAAGCTTTTTAAAAGAGATAGAGGTTGATGACCTGGTAAGAAATATACAAATTATGGGAAGTACTGTTATGATTGACATGCTTTCCCACTCTCCGGCTATGCATGAAAAGAAAAGAATGGAGGTTGCCATGCATACTGCTTTTGAAGAGAAATTCGGAAAAGAAATACAGTTAAAATTAAATATACTGGTTGAAGTACCTGAAAAAGAGACGTCTAAAGGAAAATCGATTCCCGGTGTAAAAAATATTATTGCCATAGCTTCCGGTAAAGGAGGTGTTGGAAAGTCTACTATAGCTTCTAATCTGGCAGTTTCTTTACAAAAAATGGGATTCAAAGTAGGTTTGCTGGATGCTGATATCTACGGTCCTTCAGTACCTGTAATGTTCGATGTGGTTGATGAAAAACCTTTATCTGAAAATAATAAAATTATTCCTGTTGAAAGTTACGGTGTGAAGTTACTTTCATTAGGTTTTTTTGCGGGATCCAATCAGGCAGTAGTTTGGCGTGGTGCCATGGCTTCCAAAGCTATTCATCAGCTATTACACGATGCTGATTGGGGTGAACTTGATTTCCTTCTCATTGATTTACCTCCGGGTACGGGTGACATACATTTATCTATTGTACAGGAAGTTCCTGTTACAGGTTCTGTCATTGTAAGTACTCCTCAACATGTTGCACTTGCTGATGTTAAAAAAGGGGTTGCTATGTTCCAAATGCCTGAAATCAATGTTCCCGTATTGGGATTAGTTGAAAATATGGCATATTTTACTCCTAAAGAACTTCCGGAAAATAAATATTATATATTCGGTAAAAAAGGAGTTCAGAAACTGGCTGAAACTTTAGACGTTCCATTGTTAGGGGAAGTACCTATTGTACAATCTATCAGAGAAGCTTCTGATTACGGGCGTCCTGCTGCTTTGCAGGAAGATGAGTTTATTTCCGATATTTACCGAAACATTTCTAAAAATATGATCCAAAGTCTGGTTAACAGAAACGAGTCACTTCCACCTACTGAAGCTGTACGAATTACTACCATGGCAGGATGTTCAACCAAATAATTTTTTTTATGAGTAATACCACATTAGCAGACAAAATTCACGAAGCTTTAGATGAAATTCGCCCATTTCTTATTTCAGATGGAGGAGATATTGAACTTATCGAAATTAAAGATAACAAAGTCAAAATTAAATTTATAGGAGCCTGTTCAGATTGTTCTATCAATCAAAGTACGTTAAAACTTGGTGTTGAAACAACTATCAAAAAACATGTTCCCGAAATTGAAGAAGTAATCAGCGTTACTGAATAATTATACCTGATTTTTCTTATGGCTTAATAATTTTGGCAATAAGTTTGATTAGTTTTTTATAATTTTAACAAATTAATTTTATTTGTTTTAAACTAAAATAATTTGTTCATAAAAACTAAGATCCATGAAAAAAAAGTTATCTGTTTTTTTAGTTATTATAGTTTCTTTCTTTTATATTTCTGCCGATTCGGTATCTGATTCATCTCAGTTTAAGGATGGAGAATATTTACGATACAGACTTCATTACGGACTTTTGAATGCTGGTTATGCTACTTTGACTACCAGTGAAACTACTTTTAATGGTAAACCTCACTACCACGTAATTGGTGAAGGGTATTCTACCGGAGCTGTTAAAGTTTTTTTTAAAGTGGAAGACAGATATGAAACCTATATGGATAAATCAAATCTTCTTTCTTCTAAATT contains these protein-coding regions:
- a CDS encoding ABC transporter permease, yielding MNLNNLFKISFRAILLNKMRTLLTMLGIIIGVASVIAMLAIGEGSKRSIQDNLSSMGSNIITIRPGAGRQGGVRMDMSSSQTLTLKDMNYLKNKATLITDISPVVNGNGQSINGSNNWPTSIYGVSPDYLDIRNLDIKDGSMFTQDEVNTYAKVCVIGKTIVDNLFPNGEDPIGKIIRFNKIPFKIIGVLSEKGENTFGQDQDDIILAPYTAVQKRVLAITYLNSIVASAVSEDKAEDAVTELTELMRQSHSLRENDEDNFNTFSQQEIISTMSSTSEMLTILLVAIASISLVVGGIGIMNIMYVSVKERTREIGLRMAVGARGKDILMQFLIEAILISFTGGAFGVLIGLTSTYFISTFVGWPVSVTFYSILISFVVCTITGVFFGWYPAKKASDLDPIDALRYE
- a CDS encoding sensor histidine kinase; translation: MNSTKYFYNKYLIILLHIGVWGLLFISPYLFISGQTSLSNITEHSWIPLLFYIIIFYLNYLLLIKKFIFTKKIFLFILINIIVIGLFVWIKHEYILKMFVDNRPKFSHPIRPSRSFFIYIDSLSMIIPIAFVVALKIGERWLKTEAEKKEIENIKLHSELEHLKYQIQPHFFFNSLNNIYSLVDIAPEKAKETLHSLSKLMRYLLYESNSDKVQLNKEIDFMNKYIELMKLRLTDKTHVHSFLPKVDNSITVPPLLFISIIENAFKHGVSATQESEIDFQMEVNKNVIRFVSKNKNFPKTNSDKSGSGIGMENLNKRLDLLYPNEYIYTSKIIQDQYIVILEFKLN
- a CDS encoding LytR/AlgR family response regulator transcription factor, which encodes MAENKITCIIVDDEPMALNLIESYVIKTPFFELKGKFSNAIDALAFLNKEKINLLFLDIQMPELTGMELAETLTDDSRVVFTTAFDQYALDGYKVKALDYLLKPFDYKEFLLAANKAKEWFSLLNQHSLMPQITPVSTTSYFFIRSEYKQIKIIFDTILYIEGLKDYVKIWLVNEPKPILTLMSLKKLEEELPKNNFMRIHRSFIIALDKIQSVEKNQVVINQQHITISDQYKDNFQQFLQTNSAN
- a CDS encoding Mrp/NBP35 family ATP-binding protein: MISKEEIKSFLKEIEVDDLVRNIQIMGSTVMIDMLSHSPAMHEKKRMEVAMHTAFEEKFGKEIQLKLNILVEVPEKETSKGKSIPGVKNIIAIASGKGGVGKSTIASNLAVSLQKMGFKVGLLDADIYGPSVPVMFDVVDEKPLSENNKIIPVESYGVKLLSLGFFAGSNQAVVWRGAMASKAIHQLLHDADWGELDFLLIDLPPGTGDIHLSIVQEVPVTGSVIVSTPQHVALADVKKGVAMFQMPEINVPVLGLVENMAYFTPKELPENKYYIFGKKGVQKLAETLDVPLLGEVPIVQSIREASDYGRPAALQEDEFISDIYRNISKNMIQSLVNRNESLPPTEAVRITTMAGCSTK
- a CDS encoding NifU family protein, which translates into the protein MSNTTLADKIHEALDEIRPFLISDGGDIELIEIKDNKVKIKFIGACSDCSINQSTLKLGVETTIKKHVPEIEEVISVTE